The Pirellulales bacterium genome contains a region encoding:
- a CDS encoding sulfatase-like hydrolase/transferase: MRALVLVIDGLQPAYLGCYGNSWVGTPELDRLAAESFVLDQAYLDSTSWQSLYRSYWEGKHAWQQREGEPNGVSLVDRLRAAGVTTALLTDDPAIADQSLAGDFDDILLVPAPRVDQAAESIEETQFARLIAAAADWLTRADESFLLWIHARGLSGPWDAPTALRYQYLDEVDEEEGADTPPPTEVEFLPRRLPDGFDPDALLGIRRAYAGQVAAIDTCVGALIDVLDEVGLQDTLMQLVSLRGYPLGEHGRLGHVDDSLDEELVHLAWIVRQRERIEPAVRSQALVQPADVHFTLLEHFGIEVPSNAPWAASTLPLAREEAAPLRDRALLENESGERAIRTPAWYLKLVPAVEDEDSASTAKNVRHALFRKPDDRCEVNEIANRCHDVALALERVAGASAQAADDPAAPASWQPLDDVLVEGIE; this comes from the coding sequence ATGCGTGCCCTCGTCTTGGTGATCGATGGATTGCAGCCTGCCTATCTCGGCTGCTACGGCAATTCATGGGTCGGAACGCCCGAACTCGATCGGCTCGCGGCAGAGTCGTTCGTGCTCGATCAGGCCTATCTCGACAGTACCTCCTGGCAGTCGCTCTACCGCTCGTACTGGGAGGGCAAGCACGCCTGGCAACAGCGCGAAGGAGAGCCCAACGGAGTATCGCTCGTCGACCGCTTGCGCGCGGCCGGCGTGACGACGGCCCTGCTGACTGACGATCCGGCAATCGCCGATCAATCGCTCGCGGGCGATTTCGACGACATCTTGCTGGTGCCGGCGCCACGTGTCGATCAGGCCGCCGAGTCGATCGAGGAGACGCAGTTCGCGCGGCTGATTGCCGCCGCCGCCGACTGGCTGACGCGCGCTGATGAATCGTTCCTGCTGTGGATTCATGCACGGGGGTTGTCGGGCCCATGGGATGCTCCCACGGCGTTGCGCTACCAGTACCTCGACGAGGTCGACGAGGAAGAGGGGGCCGACACGCCACCTCCCACCGAGGTCGAGTTTCTGCCGCGGCGTTTGCCGGACGGCTTCGATCCCGATGCTTTACTAGGAATTCGCCGCGCCTATGCCGGGCAGGTGGCGGCGATCGATACCTGCGTGGGCGCGTTGATCGATGTCCTGGACGAGGTCGGCCTGCAAGACACGCTCATGCAATTGGTTTCACTCCGCGGCTATCCGCTGGGCGAGCATGGTCGTCTGGGACACGTCGACGACTCGCTCGACGAGGAACTCGTACACCTGGCCTGGATCGTCCGGCAGCGCGAGCGCATTGAGCCCGCCGTGCGCAGCCAGGCCTTGGTACAGCCGGCCGATGTACACTTCACGTTGCTCGAGCACTTCGGCATCGAGGTTCCATCCAACGCCCCCTGGGCCGCCAGCACGCTCCCCCTGGCGCGCGAAGAGGCCGCACCACTGCGCGACCGCGCCTTGCTCGAGAACGAGTCGGGCGAGCGGGCCATTCGCACGCCGGCCTGGTATCTCAAGCTGGTGCCCGCCGTCGAGGATGAGGACTCCGCCTCCACGGCCAAGAACGTGCGTCATGCACTCTTCCGCAAACCGGATGATCGCTGCGAGGTGAATGAGATCGCCAATCGTTGCCACGACGTGGCGCTCGCGCTCGAACGCGTTGCAGGGGCCAGCGCGCAAGCGGCCGACGATCCCGCCGCGCCAGCAAGCTGGCAGCCCCTCGACGATGTGCTCGTTGAAGGCATTGAATAG